In the genome of Gadus morhua chromosome 12, gadMor3.0, whole genome shotgun sequence, one region contains:
- the LOC115555793 gene encoding interferon-induced protein with tetratricopeptide repeats 5 — translation MSAVRSPWRARLDTLECHFTWNLNSQRKHLFLLRDILEDIGAEDGNLWLGHIYNLQAHVHFLLASEEETPGSTMSDALRCFGQAGEAFRQVRNPVADEGPWLLVNYGNLAWLHYRRDEWSESVAYLGKAEALLREYPSSIQGQPHQEVLAEKAWTLMNFGRDGKRSAVELFRKAIEVEPACPVEWTTSHALALAMSSPPDDSSPEQEADILETLRCAVEGDPDNLYIAVVYLERRGMTDSRGIAERARELTKEVLKRSQTSYSGIRPLLRVYRQHVSLDEAIDVANEALARHPTKRHLKYGLANCYKSKIFSDRDSPFIEGLRSRAIVLYEEVCSLYPHSFLLGRITLASLYAQSSNYDNMKGDKIFRDLLEIDLEPALRQMLYNKYAKFLHFSLQDRRRSIDYHMKAAEILHSSRFRRESIHILTQIKNSRMNRMCGEIGDFLAQLPLQLSTQ, via the exons ATGAG TGCGGTTCGAAGTCCCTGGAGGGCCCGACTGGACACCTTAGAATGCCACTTCACGTGGAACCTGAACAGCCAAAGAAAGCACCTTTTCCTTCTCCGGGACATACTGGAGGACATCGGCGCCGAGGACGGCAACCTCTGGCTGGGGCACATCTACAACCTGCAGGCCCACGTCCACTTCCTCCTGGCCTCTGAAGAGGAGACCCCAGGCTCCACCATGAGCGACGCGCTGCGCTGCTTCGGCCAGGCGGGGGAGGCCTTCCGGCAGGTGAGGAACCCCGTGGCGGACGAGGGTCCCTGGCTGCTGGTCAACTACGGCAACCTGGCCTGGCTGCACTACCGACGGGACGAGTGGTCCGAGAGCGTCGCGTACTTGGGCAAGGCGGAGGCACTGCTGCGAGAATACCCGTCTTCGATACAGGGGCAGCCCCATCAGGAGGTCCTGGCCGAGAAAGCATGGACCCTCATGAACTTCGGCCGGGACGGCAAACGCAGTGCGGTGGAGCTCTTCAGGAAAGCCATCGAGGTGGAACCAGCATGCCCCGTGGAGTGGACCACCAGCCACGCGTTGGCCTTGGCGATGTCTTCTCCTCCAGACGACTCGTCACCAGAGCAGGAGGCGGATATCTTGGAGACCCTGAGATGCGCCGTTGAAGGCGATCCAGACAACTTGTACATTGCTGTGGTGTACCTCGAGAGACGCGGCATGACCGACAGCAGAGGGATCGCAGAGCGAGCCCGTGAGCTGACCAAGGAGGTGCTGAAAAGGTCCCAGACCAGCTACAGTGGGATCCGACCCCTGCTGAGAGTCTACAGACAGCACGTGTCCCTGGATGAGGCCATCGACGTGGCGAACGAGGCTCTAGCGAGGCATCCGACCAAACGGCACCTCAAATACGGCCTGGCGAACTGCTACAAGTCGAAGATTTTCTCAGACAGGGACAGTCCCTTCATCGAGGGTCTGAGGAGTCGAGCCATCGTTCTCTATGAGGAGGTGTGCAGCCTGTATCCTCATTCTTTCCTATTGGGGAGGATCACCCTGGCAAGTTTATACGCACAGTCAAGCAATTATGACAACATGAAGGGTGACAAGATATTTAGGGATTTGTTGGAAATTGATTTAGAGCCTGCCCTGCGGCAAATGCTTTATAACAAATATGCAAAATTCCTCCACTTCAGTCTTCAAGACCGACGGAGGTCAATAGATTATCACATGAAGGCAGCAGAAATACTGCATTCCTCCAGGTTTCGGAGAGAGAGCATACACATTCTGACCCAGATTAAGAATAGCAGGATGAACCGAATGTGTGGAGAAATTGGGGACTTTCTGGCCCAACTACCCTTGCAGCTTAGCACACAATGA